The Celeribacter marinus genome window below encodes:
- a CDS encoding acyl-CoA carboxylase subunit beta: MKDIIKELHDRRDEARLGGGQRRIDAQHAKGKLTARERVELLLDEGSFEEFDMFKTHRCVEFGMENSKPAGDGVITGWGTINGRMVYVFSQDFTVFGGSLSETHAQKICKIMDMAMQNGAPVIGLNDSGGARIQEGVDSLAGYAEVFQRNIMASGVVPQISVIMGPCAGGAVYSPAMTDFIFMVKDTSYMFVTGPDVVKTVTNEVVTAEELGGASTHTKKSSVADGAFENDIEALAEVRRLVDFLPLNNRNGVPTRPFFDDPARIEASLDTIIPDNPNTPYDMKEVIHKIADEGDFYEIQEDHAKNIITGFIRLEGQTVAVVANQPMVLAGCLDIDSSKKAARFVRFSDAFNIPVLTLVDVPGFLPGTAQEYGGVIKHGAKLLFAYGEATVPKVTVITRKAYGGAYDVMSSKHLRGDFNYAWLTAQIAVMGAKGATEIIHRADLGDADKIAQHTANYEDRFANPFVAAERGFIDEVIQPRSTRKRVARAFASLRHKKLENPWKKHDNIPL; encoded by the coding sequence GTGAAAGACATTATCAAAGAACTGCATGACCGCCGCGACGAGGCCCGCTTGGGCGGAGGACAACGCCGTATCGATGCCCAGCACGCCAAAGGCAAGCTGACCGCCCGCGAGCGGGTCGAGTTGCTGCTCGACGAGGGATCGTTCGAAGAGTTTGACATGTTCAAGACGCACCGCTGCGTCGAGTTTGGCATGGAAAACTCTAAACCCGCAGGCGATGGTGTGATTACGGGCTGGGGCACGATCAATGGCCGTATGGTCTATGTGTTCTCACAGGACTTTACCGTGTTCGGCGGCTCTCTGTCGGAAACCCACGCGCAAAAGATTTGCAAGATCATGGATATGGCGATGCAAAACGGCGCGCCCGTGATTGGCCTCAACGACTCTGGCGGTGCGCGTATTCAGGAAGGCGTCGACAGCCTTGCGGGGTACGCCGAGGTGTTCCAACGTAACATCATGGCCTCGGGCGTTGTGCCACAGATTTCTGTGATCATGGGGCCGTGCGCCGGTGGCGCGGTGTATTCACCCGCCATGACCGATTTCATCTTTATGGTCAAAGACACGTCCTATATGTTCGTGACCGGCCCCGATGTGGTGAAAACCGTGACCAACGAGGTCGTAACAGCCGAGGAATTGGGCGGGGCCTCCACCCATACCAAAAAATCCTCTGTGGCTGATGGCGCTTTTGAAAACGATATCGAGGCACTTGCCGAAGTGCGCCGCCTCGTCGATTTCTTGCCGCTCAACAACCGCAATGGCGTGCCGACTCGTCCATTCTTTGACGATCCGGCACGCATTGAGGCCAGCCTCGATACGATCATCCCCGACAACCCCAACACGCCTTACGACATGAAAGAAGTGATTCATAAGATCGCGGACGAGGGGGATTTCTACGAAATTCAAGAAGACCACGCGAAGAACATCATCACGGGCTTTATCCGTCTTGAGGGGCAGACCGTGGCAGTTGTGGCCAATCAGCCGATGGTGCTCGCGGGCTGTCTTGATATCGACAGCTCCAAAAAGGCGGCGCGGTTTGTACGGTTTTCGGATGCCTTCAACATCCCCGTGCTCACGCTTGTCGATGTGCCCGGGTTCCTACCCGGCACGGCGCAGGAATACGGCGGCGTGATCAAACATGGCGCAAAATTGCTCTTTGCTTATGGCGAGGCAACCGTGCCGAAAGTGACGGTGATCACCCGCAAAGCATACGGCGGTGCCTATGACGTCATGTCGTCCAAACACCTGCGCGGTGATTTCAACTACGCATGGCTCACGGCGCAAATCGCTGTGATGGGGGCAAAAGGCGCGACCGAGATTATCCACCGTGCCGACCTTGGCGATGCAGATAAAATTGCGCAGCATACCGCGAATTACGAAGACCGTTTTGCCAATCCGTTTGTGGCCGCCGAGCGTGGGTTCATCGATGAGGTGATCCAACCGCGCTCGACCCGCAAACGTGTGGCGCGTGCCTTTGCGAGTTTGCGCCATAAAAAGCTCGAAAATCCGTGGAAGAAACACGACAACATTCCGCTCTGA
- a CDS encoding multidrug effflux MFS transporter, translating into MTQIRARFLDRTTPPHIMTLVMMAGLQAMTMNIYLPALPRMADHFGTTYGLIQLSVAVFMATNAVLQIFIGPISDRYGRRPVVLIGIALFLLATLGVIYAPTLEAFLIMRAGQAAIVTAMVLSRAIVRDIAPPEEAGSMLAYVTMGMALVPMIAPTVGGLLTNLYGWESSFWVLFGVGVLLLMVVWFDLKETAPKSDVSLLGQIHNFPELITSKRFIGYTLSVTCASGAFFAYIGGAAYVGKTLFGLSEAKLGLYMGTPALGYFFGNFIAGRYSRRVGINRMILAGGIVATSGIFAALVFSVVGHSSVNIFFGAMVFLGLGNGMQIPNGLAGSMMVRPQLAGTAAGLGGSIMLAGGASISAFAGTLLGGSSGEIPLLFLMTLMSLAAIVAILSVMAREHRLGLA; encoded by the coding sequence ATGACACAGATCCGCGCACGCTTTCTCGACCGCACAACGCCACCCCACATCATGACCTTAGTGATGATGGCGGGGCTTCAAGCGATGACAATGAACATCTACTTGCCCGCGCTCCCGCGCATGGCGGATCATTTCGGGACAACCTACGGACTTATTCAGTTGTCCGTGGCGGTTTTTATGGCCACCAATGCTGTGCTTCAAATCTTTATCGGGCCAATCTCTGACCGCTACGGGCGCCGCCCCGTCGTTTTGATTGGTATTGCGCTTTTCTTATTGGCCACTTTGGGCGTTATCTACGCGCCGACCCTCGAAGCGTTTTTGATCATGCGCGCGGGTCAGGCCGCGATTGTCACCGCTATGGTCCTCTCACGCGCCATCGTCCGTGATATCGCCCCGCCCGAAGAGGCCGGCTCGATGCTTGCTTATGTGACCATGGGCATGGCCTTGGTTCCTATGATTGCCCCAACCGTTGGCGGCCTTTTGACCAATCTCTACGGTTGGGAATCGTCATTTTGGGTGCTGTTTGGTGTCGGCGTCTTGCTTTTAATGGTTGTATGGTTCGACCTCAAAGAAACCGCGCCGAAATCAGACGTGTCGTTACTGGGCCAGATACACAACTTCCCCGAACTGATCACATCTAAGCGGTTTATTGGCTACACCCTTTCGGTGACCTGCGCCTCGGGAGCGTTTTTCGCCTACATCGGGGGCGCGGCTTATGTGGGTAAAACGCTCTTTGGGCTGAGCGAAGCAAAGCTGGGCCTCTACATGGGCACCCCCGCGCTAGGCTATTTCTTTGGCAACTTCATCGCAGGTCGGTATTCGCGCCGCGTGGGGATCAACCGTATGATCCTAGCGGGCGGCATTGTCGCCACATCGGGCATATTCGCCGCACTTGTATTTTCTGTCGTTGGACACAGCTCCGTCAATATCTTCTTTGGCGCTATGGTGTTTCTCGGCTTAGGCAACGGCATGCAGATCCCAAACGGGTTAGCGGGTAGTATGATGGTGCGCCCGCAACTGGCTGGCACCGCGGCGGGGCTTGGCGGCTCGATCATGCTTGCGGGTGGCGCGTCGATCTCTGCCTTTGCGGGGACGCTTTTGGGTGGATCGTCTGGCGAAATTCCATTGCTGTTTCTCATGACACTCATGTCACTCGCCGCAATTGTCGCAATATTGAGCGTGATGGCGCGCGAGCATCGCCTCGGGCTTGCCTGA